From the Candidatus Aminicenantes bacterium genome, the window GATAGATCGTCGCTTGCCGGACCAGGATGGGGAGCGCCCTGTTCGCCGCGATCAGCCGCTGCAGCTCGTCCGGGACCCTGGCATGAGCGTCGTTCAGCGCCAGCGGATCGAGCGGATCGTAGCTGCCTTGCCAATACTGGCCGCCGCCGTATTCGGCGTCCTTCGTCGCTTTTTCGACCTGCTCGTTCATGCCGTTGTAAAGGCCTTGCAGAAAAATGATGGCCACGAAGGAAAAGGAGAGGGCGACCACGTTCAGCCAGGTGCGCAGGCCGGCGCCGAAAATGTTTTTGCAGGCTAGTCTGGGGATGATCATTTTCCCGCCTCCGGCTTCGCGATCTCGTCCTTCTCGACCCTGCCGTCGTTCAGCGATATTTTTCTTTTCAAATAACGCATGACCTTTTCGTCGTGTGTGGCGAAGACGAAAGTCGTGCGCAGGCTCTCGTTCAGATCGACCATCGTCTTCATGATGTGGTGCGAATTGGCCGCGTCGAGGTTGGCGGTCGGCTCGTCGGCCAGGACGAGCTCCGGTTTTTTGACCATGGCCCGGGCGATGGCGATGCGCTGGCTTTCCCCGCCCGACAGCTGCGCCGGCCGCGAGCGCGCCCGGTCGGCCAGCCCGACCCAGTCCAGGGCCTCCATGACCATTTTTTTCCGCTGCCCGGCCGGTGTTTTAAGC encodes:
- a CDS encoding ABC transporter ATP-binding protein produces the protein GSGKTTLLNILGSLDTPTSGSAEVLGSKVEKLSHRDAAALRNHSIGFIFQTFNLLPVYTAYENVEFPLLLLKTPAGQRKKMVMEALDWVGLADRARSRPAQLSGGESQRIAIARAMVKKPELVLADEPTANLDAANSHHIMKTMVDLNESLRTTFVFATHDEKVMRYLKRKISLNDGRVEKDEIAKPEAGK